One genomic segment of Natrialbaceae archaeon AArc-T1-2 includes these proteins:
- a CDS encoding Hvo_1808 family surface protein: protein MRRRRSVLVAVVVLVALSGCASPFAVSDGSLDTDRELGYVDEYGYDDTFGLDGSETLSEDELEAVTYRAMARIEVLRGHKFERAVDVEIVDRDEYRDRDVRPAQPATNELWRGAFVVDGETDVNEAYDELYGDSIRGYYQDGTVALVVDDPDDARIDRTTLVHELVHALQDQRLALSVEGETLDERRAETGLIEGEADYLPTLYDDRCETEWECLEDVEPDPDDPDERPFNAGLFLSMYAPYSEGPAFVQHLHESGGWDAVDAAYEERPASTSQLIRPETYPDDRPLEVGVPDRSTDGWEPLTDSNGDQKHTVGEATLFATLWANGVIERPLEDGADDDSQYNYSHPITNGWGGDTFVAYRNGDRHGHVWRLAWESADDAERFAQAYRELLAAHDAEPVDDDNDVYRIADGDPFAGAYEISLEGDEVLIVGGPTVESLDAIHDGEQASTATPSLESPAASTAVAIGVPTESATAPP, encoded by the coding sequence ATGCGACGACGTCGAAGCGTCCTCGTCGCCGTCGTCGTCCTCGTCGCGTTGTCGGGCTGTGCGTCCCCGTTCGCCGTCTCGGACGGCAGCCTCGACACCGACCGCGAACTCGGCTACGTCGACGAGTACGGCTACGACGACACCTTCGGTCTCGACGGGAGCGAGACGCTCTCCGAGGACGAACTCGAGGCGGTCACCTACCGCGCGATGGCCCGGATCGAGGTGTTGCGCGGTCACAAGTTCGAGCGAGCCGTCGACGTCGAGATCGTCGACCGCGACGAGTACCGTGATCGCGACGTCCGACCGGCACAGCCGGCCACGAACGAACTGTGGCGTGGCGCGTTCGTCGTCGACGGCGAGACGGACGTCAACGAGGCCTACGACGAGCTCTACGGTGATTCGATTCGGGGGTACTACCAGGACGGGACGGTCGCGCTCGTCGTCGACGATCCCGACGACGCCCGGATTGACCGGACGACGCTCGTCCACGAACTCGTCCACGCGTTACAGGACCAGCGACTCGCCCTCTCGGTCGAGGGCGAAACCCTCGACGAGCGTCGCGCCGAGACCGGGCTGATCGAGGGCGAAGCCGACTATCTCCCGACCCTGTACGACGACCGCTGTGAGACGGAGTGGGAGTGTCTCGAGGACGTCGAGCCAGACCCCGACGATCCCGACGAACGACCGTTCAACGCCGGTCTGTTCCTCTCGATGTACGCCCCCTACTCCGAGGGGCCGGCGTTCGTACAGCACCTCCACGAGAGTGGTGGCTGGGACGCCGTCGACGCCGCCTACGAGGAGCGGCCGGCGAGTACGTCACAGCTGATCCGTCCCGAGACGTACCCCGACGACCGCCCGCTCGAGGTGGGCGTCCCCGATCGGTCGACCGACGGGTGGGAGCCCCTCACCGACAGCAACGGCGATCAGAAACACACCGTCGGCGAGGCGACCCTGTTCGCGACGCTGTGGGCGAACGGCGTCATCGAGCGACCGCTCGAGGACGGGGCCGACGACGACAGCCAGTACAACTACTCCCACCCGATCACGAACGGCTGGGGCGGCGACACGTTCGTCGCCTACCGAAACGGCGACCGACACGGCCACGTCTGGCGACTCGCCTGGGAAAGCGCCGACGACGCCGAACGGTTCGCACAGGCCTACCGCGAATTACTCGCCGCACACGACGCCGAGCCGGTCGACGACGACAACGACGTCTACCGGATCGCCGACGGCGACCCCTTCGCCGGAGCCTACGAAATCTCACTCGAGGGCGACGAGGTCCTGATCGTGGGTGGTCCCACCGTCGAGAGTCTGGACGCGATCCACGACGGCGAACAGGCGTCGACTGCGACGCCATCGCTCGAGTCGCCGGCCGCGTCGACGGCGGTGGCCATCGGTGTGCCGACCGAGTCGGCGACGGCACCGCCGTAA